The following proteins come from a genomic window of Acetivibrio cellulolyticus CD2:
- a CDS encoding HPr family phosphocarrier protein → MTKEELVVNNVSGLQGKPAALFIQKASNFKANIWVEKGERKANAKSLLGLLSLGVGSGNKITIIAEGEDETQAIKELESYLITDVGE, encoded by the coding sequence ATGACAAAGGAAGAATTAGTAGTTAATAACGTGTCAGGATTACAGGGTAAGCCTGCTGCACTGTTTATTCAGAAGGCATCCAATTTCAAAGCCAACATTTGGGTTGAAAAAGGTGAACGCAAGGCAAACGCAAAGAGCTTATTAGGTCTTCTTTCATTAGGCGTAGGGAGTGGTAATAAAATAACTATAATTGCAGAGGGTGAAGATGAAACTCAGGCAATTAAAGAGTTGGAAAGTTATTTAATAACTGACGTAGGGGAATAA
- a CDS encoding VanW family protein — MDILEDIVPFLYGSDYGLKLELGYVCELEEVAEVLCKAKIIKPVAICMITAFITACSSGTTEKKGITEKKILTEVNPIVEDVKPDITSDTVRNSIIEIASYSTKILDDQKSRVSNIEIAGNYIDNVKVMPKEEFSVNGTLGRRTSEKGYKKAPIIIKSKDGPKKGYGVGGGICQIATTLYNAALEAGLSITERHPHSNKVGYVGEGKDATVVYGGADLKFINNRSNPIVIKVSVAGDIVTVKLYEIKDTKLP, encoded by the coding sequence GTGGATATTTTAGAAGATATAGTTCCTTTTTTATACGGAAGCGATTATGGTTTAAAACTAGAACTGGGATATGTGTGTGAATTAGAGGAGGTGGCAGAAGTGCTTTGCAAAGCTAAAATAATAAAACCTGTTGCTATTTGCATGATTACTGCTTTTATCACTGCCTGCAGCTCGGGGACTACTGAGAAAAAGGGAATTACCGAAAAGAAAATATTAACGGAAGTAAATCCAATTGTTGAAGATGTAAAACCGGATATAACATCTGATACTGTAAGAAATAGCATTATTGAGATAGCAAGCTATTCTACAAAAATACTAGATGATCAAAAATCCAGGGTGAGTAATATTGAGATTGCTGGAAACTATATAGATAATGTAAAAGTAATGCCAAAAGAGGAGTTTTCGGTTAATGGCACATTAGGCAGGAGAACAAGTGAAAAGGGGTATAAGAAAGCTCCTATTATTATAAAGTCTAAAGATGGTCCTAAAAAAGGGTATGGCGTTGGAGGAGGGATATGTCAGATTGCAACAACTCTTTATAATGCAGCCCTAGAAGCAGGTTTAAGCATTACTGAACGCCACCCGCATTCCAATAAAGTTGGATATGTCGGAGAGGGTAAAGATGCAACCGTAGTTTATGGTGGTGCTGATTTAAAATTTATAAACAACCGCAGTAATCCGATTGTAATTAAGGTCTCTGTAGCAGGAGACATAGTGACTGTGAAGCTATATGAAATTAAAGATACAAAATTACCTTAG
- a CDS encoding anti-sigma factor family protein: MNCNQSNEYIMKYLDGELSDSEHAELIHHINKCNVCCAEFQEYDSIVKSLEEDKGIEPPDDFEITVMSRINLMDDYQKIKKEKKLILLYFLSSIFLTFGLIICAIFMKDYILEIMKYVGIPVSITYTVYGVLSNIEFGVKMFIRIAYCFNSTFKDIYYVLMGLVVIATMSKAYTVNEIQNNDKKSANLLQNE; this comes from the coding sequence ATGAACTGTAATCAATCTAATGAATATATTATGAAGTACTTAGATGGTGAATTAAGCGATTCTGAGCATGCAGAACTGATTCATCATATTAACAAGTGCAATGTATGCTGTGCAGAGTTTCAGGAATATGACAGTATTGTAAAATCCCTAGAAGAAGACAAGGGAATTGAACCACCTGATGATTTTGAAATAACAGTGATGAGTAGAATTAACTTGATGGACGACTATCAGAAAATTAAAAAAGAAAAGAAGCTTATTCTTTTATATTTTCTATCAAGTATTTTTTTGACTTTTGGATTGATAATTTGTGCGATCTTCATGAAGGATTACATTTTAGAAATTATGAAATACGTTGGAATTCCTGTAAGTATCACTTATACTGTGTATGGTGTTCTAAGTAATATTGAATTTGGGGTAAAAATGTTTATACGTATTGCGTATTGTTTTAATTCTACGTTTAAGGATATTTACTATGTTTTAATGGGGTTGGTAGTAATAGCGACTATGTCCAAAGCTTATACTGTTAATGAAATACAAAATAATGATAAGAAATCGGCAAATTTATTACAAAATGAATAA
- a CDS encoding sigma-70 family RNA polymerase sigma factor has translation METLDIVIVKRCLAGDKEAFSELITKYKRLIYNVIYNMINNKEEVNDIAQEVFIRIYRALDKYDPQYKFSTWSVKIATNYCLDVIRKKKVDTMPIDEAVGVSSDIDTPESSYLKREQSDRVNYELSKLPEKYRVPLILYHKNGLSYEEMTKVLNEPMTIIKNRLFRARQMLKEKLSAERKEGIL, from the coding sequence TTGGAAACGCTGGATATTGTGATTGTAAAAAGATGCCTTGCAGGTGATAAGGAAGCATTTTCCGAGTTGATTACAAAATATAAAAGGTTGATATATAATGTTATATATAATATGATTAATAATAAGGAAGAAGTCAACGATATAGCACAAGAGGTATTTATAAGAATATACAGGGCATTGGATAAGTACGACCCTCAGTACAAGTTTTCAACATGGTCGGTTAAAATTGCGACAAACTATTGTTTGGATGTTATTAGAAAGAAAAAGGTTGATACAATGCCTATTGACGAGGCTGTAGGTGTTTCCAGTGATATAGATACTCCTGAATCAAGTTACTTAAAACGTGAGCAAAGCGATAGAGTTAATTACGAACTTTCGAAATTGCCTGAAAAATATCGTGTACCATTAATACTTTACCACAAGAACGGACTTTCATACGAAGAGATGACAAAGGTTCTTAATGAGCCTATGACTATTATAAAAAACAGGTTGTTTAGAGCCAGGCAGATGCTTAAGGAAAAACTATCTGCCGAAAGAAAGGAGGGAATTCTATGA
- a CDS encoding DUF192 domain-containing protein, with translation MIVKNVTKSSILSDDLSVANTFFKRFMGLMFKQELPHGKGLHIVPCNSIHMCFMNFPLDIIFLSKDMEIISIIEGIKPWKVSPIISKSYSVLELPFGTIAQTNSSIGDELVILPL, from the coding sequence ATGATAGTTAAAAATGTTACTAAAAGCAGCATTTTATCAGATGATTTAAGTGTAGCCAACACCTTCTTCAAACGTTTTATGGGATTAATGTTCAAGCAGGAATTGCCTCATGGGAAAGGACTTCATATCGTTCCCTGCAATTCAATTCATATGTGTTTTATGAATTTTCCATTAGATATAATTTTCTTAAGCAAAGATATGGAGATCATAAGTATTATTGAAGGTATTAAGCCCTGGAAGGTTTCGCCAATCATCTCTAAGTCATATTCTGTATTGGAACTCCCCTTTGGAACAATAGCCCAAACCAATTCTAGTATTGGTGATGAGTTAGTTATTTTACCACTGTAA
- the tuf gene encoding elongation factor Tu — translation MAKAKFERSKPHVNIGTIGHVDHGKTSLTAAITKVLSFLGKASYSAYDQIDKAPEERERGITISTAHVEYETDNRHYAHVDCPGHADYVKNMITGAAQMDGAILVVSAADGPMPQTREHILLSRQVGVPYIVVFLNKCDMVDDEELIELVEMELRELLSSYEFPGDDIPIVRGSALVALESTATDVSAPEYQPIMNLMAQVDAYIPTPERATDKPFIMPVEDVFSITGRGTVATGRVENGTLKVGDEVEIVGLMEAPKKTVVTGIEMFRKLLDSAVAGDNIGALLRGIQRADIERGQVLAKPGSIKPHTYFEAQVYVLTKEEGGRHTPFFNNYRPQFYFRTTDVTGVVELPAGTEMVMPGDHITMKIKLITPIAMDEGLKFAIREGGRTVGSGNVNKIIE, via the coding sequence ATGGCAAAAGCTAAATTTGAAAGAAGCAAACCCCACGTTAATATTGGAACAATAGGTCACGTTGACCATGGTAAGACTTCATTAACTGCAGCTATAACAAAAGTATTGAGCTTCCTCGGTAAGGCAAGTTACTCTGCATATGACCAAATCGACAAGGCTCCAGAAGAAAGAGAAAGAGGTATCACTATTTCAACAGCTCACGTTGAGTATGAAACTGACAACAGACACTACGCTCACGTTGACTGCCCAGGCCACGCTGACTATGTTAAAAACATGATCACTGGTGCTGCTCAGATGGATGGAGCTATCCTTGTTGTTTCTGCTGCTGATGGTCCTATGCCACAGACAAGAGAACACATTCTTTTGTCTCGTCAGGTTGGTGTTCCATACATAGTTGTTTTCTTAAACAAATGTGATATGGTTGATGACGAAGAACTTATCGAGTTAGTTGAAATGGAACTTAGAGAATTATTATCCTCATATGAGTTCCCTGGTGATGATATTCCGATCGTTAGAGGTTCAGCACTTGTTGCTCTTGAATCAACTGCTACAGATGTTAGTGCACCAGAATATCAGCCAATTATGAATTTGATGGCACAAGTTGATGCTTATATACCAACTCCTGAAAGAGCTACTGACAAGCCATTTATCATGCCTGTAGAGGATGTTTTCTCAATCACAGGTCGTGGTACTGTTGCTACAGGTAGAGTTGAAAACGGTACACTTAAAGTTGGAGATGAAGTTGAAATCGTTGGTTTGATGGAAGCTCCTAAGAAAACTGTTGTTACTGGTATAGAAATGTTCAGAAAACTTCTTGATTCAGCTGTTGCTGGTGACAATATCGGAGCTCTCTTAAGAGGTATTCAAAGAGCTGATATCGAAAGAGGTCAGGTTCTTGCAAAACCAGGTTCAATCAAACCTCATACTTATTTCGAAGCTCAGGTTTACGTTTTAACTAAAGAAGAAGGTGGAAGACATACTCCATTCTTCAACAACTACAGACCACAGTTCTATTTCAGAACAACAGACGTTACTGGTGTTGTTGAACTTCCAGCAGGAACAGAAATGGTTATGCCTGGTGACCACATCACTATGAAAATCAAACTGATCACTCCAATAGCTATGGACGAAGGATTAAAGTTCGCTATCCGTGAAGGTGGAAGAACTGTTGGATCAGGAAACGTTAATAAGATCATTGAATAA